One genomic region from Kamptonema formosum PCC 6407 encodes:
- a CDS encoding helix-turn-helix domain-containing protein — protein sequence MKVNYQERIDLSVGELKIILSQQRTITNRQKIQALYWLKAGLSPSLTDVAERLGVHRITVNRWLKQYSFGGLPALLKIGKSTGRPRVIPSSVIAGLSEKLSEESCEFKSYKEIGKWVEEKYQISVKYQTLHKQLHYRMKAKLKVPRRSSIKKNKAAGIEFKKN from the coding sequence ATGAAAGTAAATTACCAAGAAAGAATTGATTTAAGCGTTGGGGAGTTAAAAATAATTTTGTCGCAGCAGCGAACTATAACTAACCGACAAAAAATTCAGGCACTTTATTGGTTAAAAGCGGGATTAAGTCCCAGCCTTACAGATGTAGCAGAACGTTTAGGGGTACATAGGATAACTGTAAATAGATGGTTAAAACAATATAGTTTTGGCGGTCTACCCGCACTGCTAAAAATCGGAAAATCAACTGGTAGACCTAGAGTAATCCCTTCATCTGTAATAGCTGGATTATCAGAGAAATTAAGTGAGGAATCATGTGAATTTAAAAGTTATAAAGAAATTGGTAAGTGGGTAGAAGAGAAATATCAAATATCAGTCAAGTATCAAACATTACACAAGCAATTACACTATCGAATGAAAGCTAAATTAAAAGTACCAAGACGTTCGAGCATCAAAAAAAACAAAGCGGCAGGTATAGAGTTTAAAAAAAACTAA
- a CDS encoding IS630 family transposase yields MESLTPKPAENGLKYWCQDETRIGLKTIERKRITDEGVKPIGKVQWNFKAYYLYGAVAPQTGESFWLEFSHLDGMCFQMFLDGLAEKYPDHLNVIQLDNGKFHQSSRLKIPDNILLIFQPPYSPELNPIERIWSHIKQELSWGIYENLEGLKEKVCAFLG; encoded by the coding sequence TTGGAGTCTCTAACCCCTAAGCCAGCAGAAAATGGGCTGAAATATTGGTGTCAAGATGAAACAAGAATTGGCTTAAAAACAATTGAAAGGAAAAGAATTACAGATGAGGGAGTCAAACCGATAGGTAAAGTTCAATGGAATTTTAAAGCCTACTATTTATATGGTGCAGTTGCGCCACAAACAGGAGAAAGTTTTTGGTTAGAGTTCTCTCATCTAGATGGTATGTGCTTTCAAATGTTCTTAGACGGGCTAGCCGAGAAATATCCCGATCATTTAAATGTTATCCAATTGGATAATGGAAAGTTTCATCAAAGTAGTAGGCTAAAAATACCGGATAACATTTTACTTATTTTTCAACCACCATACAGTCCTGAATTGAATCCAATTGAGAGAATATGGTCACACATAAAACAAGAACTAAGTTGGGGAATCTATGAAAATCTAGAGGGTCTTAAAGAAAAAGTTTGCGCTTTTCTGGGGTAA
- the pflA gene encoding pyruvate formate-lyase-activating protein encodes MSVSTSVFGYIHSIETCGTVDGPGIRFIIFTSGCPLRCLYCSNPDCRYLENGKKVSVDELIEEIQKYKSYMNSSGGGVTISGGEALFQPHFVTEIFKRCRALGIHTALDTSGYCELKVAKPVLEFTDLVLLDIKSFDPATYRKITSVELEPTLILAKYLSEINKPTWIRFVLVPGLSSDPHNVEGLADFVASLKNIEKLEVLPFHKMGEYKWENLGYDYQLKDTESPTPELIQQTLEIFRSRGIKAV; translated from the coding sequence ATGTCAGTTTCTACATCTGTTTTTGGTTACATCCACTCAATCGAAACCTGTGGAACCGTTGATGGCCCCGGTATTCGGTTTATTATCTTCACATCAGGCTGTCCCCTACGTTGTCTTTACTGTTCTAATCCAGATTGCCGATATCTAGAAAACGGTAAAAAGGTCAGCGTTGATGAACTAATAGAAGAAATTCAGAAATACAAATCTTACATGAATTCTTCTGGCGGTGGTGTTACCATTAGTGGAGGTGAGGCATTATTTCAACCTCACTTCGTCACAGAAATTTTTAAACGTTGTCGAGCATTAGGAATTCATACGGCATTAGACACCTCTGGATACTGCGAGTTGAAGGTAGCTAAGCCAGTTTTAGAATTTACCGATCTCGTTTTACTCGATATTAAATCTTTCGATCCTGCAACGTATCGGAAAATTACCAGTGTCGAGCTCGAACCAACATTAATTCTGGCAAAATATTTGAGTGAAATCAATAAACCGACTTGGATTCGGTTTGTTCTCGTGCCAGGTTTAAGTAGCGATCCCCACAACGTCGAAGGGCTAGCAGACTTTGTTGCCAGCCTAAAAAATATCGAGAAATTAGAAGTTTTACCATTTCACAAAATGGGCGAATACAAGTGGGAAAATTTGGGCTACGACTATCAACTCAAAGATACTGAATCTCCCACACCAGAGTTGATCCAACAAACGCTAGAGATTTTCAGAAGTCGTGGAATTAAGGCTGTTTAA
- a CDS encoding tetratricopeptide repeat protein encodes MVGKRRGLISVVMVLSLIAFVGFSIAPIVDSIVKANQASSSPSPSPTQTTMAKQSDLQGQARGYELVLQREPDNVTALRGLLQVRLELLQAKEGEIKDVITPLERLSKLNPENVEYSILLAQAKEYAGDREGAAQAYRSVLTVAPGDVKALQGLVNLLLKQQRPEAAIGLLQDTLKAAPAANQAKAGSVDVTSVQLILGQVYAEQKRFDEAIVIYDEGIKADAKDFRPVLAKAIVLREQGKTEDAEGLFNKATELAPANFKDQIKQLAAGAPSPAPSPTSSPTSAPETSSPTP; translated from the coding sequence ATGGTAGGAAAGCGTCGCGGTTTGATTAGTGTGGTGATGGTGCTGTCACTTATTGCCTTTGTGGGTTTTTCTATTGCTCCGATTGTGGATAGTATTGTGAAGGCGAATCAGGCATCGAGTTCGCCTTCGCCTTCACCAACACAAACAACTATGGCGAAGCAATCGGATTTACAAGGTCAGGCACGGGGTTATGAATTGGTTTTGCAACGGGAACCGGACAATGTGACGGCTCTGCGGGGCCTGTTGCAGGTGCGCCTGGAATTGCTTCAGGCTAAAGAGGGGGAAATTAAGGATGTAATTACGCCTCTGGAAAGATTGTCGAAGCTGAATCCTGAAAATGTGGAGTATTCGATTTTGTTGGCGCAAGCTAAGGAGTATGCTGGCGATCGCGAAGGTGCTGCTCAAGCTTACCGCTCGGTGCTGACGGTTGCGCCTGGGGACGTTAAGGCTTTGCAAGGGTTGGTGAATTTGTTGCTCAAGCAGCAGCGGCCAGAAGCGGCGATCGGGTTGTTACAAGATACTCTGAAGGCGGCTCCGGCTGCAAATCAGGCGAAGGCTGGGAGTGTTGATGTAACTTCGGTGCAGTTGATTTTGGGTCAGGTTTATGCTGAGCAGAAGCGTTTTGATGAGGCGATCGTGATTTACGATGAGGGGATCAAGGCTGATGCTAAGGATTTTCGCCCGGTTTTGGCTAAGGCAATTGTTTTGAGAGAACAGGGGAAAACTGAAGATGCCGAAGGACTTTTTAATAAGGCTACTGAGCTGGCTCCTGCTAATTTTAAAGACCAAATTAAGCAGTTAGCTGCTGGGGCTCCTTCGCCTGCTCCTTCGCCTACGAGTTCGCCTACAAGTGCTCCTGAAACGTCATCTCCGACTCCTTAA
- the pflB gene encoding formate C-acetyltransferase, translating to MFEQWQEFNSGNWMKEIDVRDFIQKNYKPYEGNESFLAGATARTKMLWNQVTLLMAQEREKGILDADTAVVSTITAHKPGYIDQNLEQIVGLQTEKPLKRAIMPFGGIRVVKAGLEAYSYKLDPATEEIFTKYRKTHNDGVFDGYTREMRLARHSGIITGLPDAYGRGRIIGDYRRVPLYGCDRLIDDKKNQLESLEVDSIDVDIIRLREEINEQIKALFELKTMAASYSFDIGRPAMNAKEAVQWLYLGYLGAVKEQNGAAMSLGRVSTFLDIYFERDLKNNTTTESELQELIDHFVMKLRMVRFLRTPDYNDLFSGDPTWVTECIGGMGEDGRPLVTKTSFRVLNTLFTLGSAPEPNLTVLWSERLPAAFKHYCAKVSTETSSIQYESDDLMRPYWGDDYAIACCVSAMRIGKQMQFFGARVNLAKCLLYAINGGKDEKSGEQIALAYAPVTSEYLSYDEVMQKFDLMMNWLAKAYINTLNVIHCSHDKYCYERLEMALHDRDVFRTMACGIAGLSVVADSLSAIKYAKVKVLRNENGLAVDYQIEGDFPKYGNNDDRVDLIAVELVKTFMSKLKKYKTYRNAVPTQSVLTITSNVVYGKKTGNTPDGRKAGEPFAPGANPMHGRDTKGAIASLASVAKLPYAYAQDGISNTFSIVPGALGKTEDERFTNLVGMLDGYFHDGGHHINVNVLNREMLLDAMDHPELYPQLTIRVSGYAVNFIKLTREQQLDVIKRTFHDRF from the coding sequence ATGTTTGAACAATGGCAAGAATTTAATTCAGGCAATTGGATGAAGGAAATAGATGTACGTGACTTCATCCAAAAGAATTATAAACCCTATGAAGGGAATGAATCGTTTCTAGCTGGTGCAACAGCAAGAACGAAAATGCTCTGGAACCAAGTAACTCTGTTAATGGCTCAAGAGCGAGAAAAAGGAATATTAGATGCAGATACGGCTGTCGTTTCTACAATTACAGCTCACAAGCCAGGGTACATCGACCAAAACTTAGAACAGATTGTCGGCTTGCAGACTGAGAAACCTTTGAAACGAGCAATTATGCCCTTTGGTGGGATTCGTGTAGTAAAAGCTGGGCTAGAAGCCTATAGTTATAAGCTCGATCCTGCTACTGAGGAAATTTTTACCAAATATCGTAAAACTCATAATGATGGTGTATTTGATGGCTACACTCGCGAAATGCGGTTAGCTCGTCACTCTGGTATCATTACCGGATTGCCCGATGCTTACGGGCGAGGACGTATTATTGGCGATTATCGTCGAGTACCGTTGTATGGATGCGATCGCCTGATTGACGATAAGAAAAATCAACTGGAATCTCTCGAAGTTGATAGCATTGATGTTGATATCATTCGGCTGCGAGAAGAGATTAACGAACAAATCAAAGCCTTGTTTGAGTTAAAGACAATGGCAGCAAGCTATAGCTTTGATATTGGTCGCCCAGCCATGAATGCGAAGGAAGCCGTGCAGTGGCTTTATTTGGGCTATCTGGGAGCAGTAAAAGAGCAAAATGGCGCTGCAATGTCGCTGGGACGAGTCTCGACTTTCCTAGATATCTACTTTGAGCGCGATCTGAAGAATAACACAACTACTGAATCGGAACTTCAGGAACTAATCGACCATTTTGTAATGAAATTGCGAATGGTTCGCTTTTTACGAACTCCTGATTATAACGATTTGTTTTCTGGAGATCCGACTTGGGTGACTGAGTGTATAGGGGGTATGGGTGAAGATGGTCGTCCCTTGGTCACAAAGACCAGTTTCCGCGTTCTTAACACGCTATTTACTCTGGGATCGGCACCTGAACCAAACTTGACGGTATTGTGGTCAGAACGATTACCGGCAGCATTTAAGCACTACTGTGCAAAAGTTTCTACAGAAACGAGTTCGATTCAATATGAAAGCGACGATCTGATGCGTCCCTATTGGGGAGATGATTACGCGATCGCTTGCTGTGTTTCCGCGATGCGAATTGGCAAACAAATGCAGTTCTTCGGCGCACGGGTTAACTTAGCAAAATGCTTGCTATATGCGATTAATGGCGGTAAAGATGAAAAATCGGGCGAACAAATTGCCCTTGCCTACGCACCCGTTACTTCCGAATATCTGAGTTATGACGAAGTAATGCAGAAGTTCGATTTGATGATGAACTGGTTAGCAAAAGCTTACATCAATACGCTGAACGTTATTCACTGTAGCCATGATAAGTATTGCTATGAGCGGTTAGAAATGGCATTGCACGATCGCGATGTTTTCCGCACGATGGCCTGTGGTATTGCTGGGTTGTCAGTTGTAGCAGATTCACTCTCGGCGATCAAATATGCCAAGGTGAAAGTCTTGCGTAACGAAAATGGATTAGCCGTTGATTATCAAATCGAAGGTGATTTTCCTAAGTACGGTAATAATGACGATCGCGTAGATTTAATTGCAGTCGAGCTCGTGAAAACCTTTATGAGCAAGCTGAAGAAGTACAAGACTTATCGCAATGCTGTTCCCACACAATCGGTACTCACCATCACTTCTAACGTGGTTTATGGTAAGAAAACGGGTAATACACCGGATGGACGGAAAGCAGGCGAACCCTTTGCACCGGGTGCAAATCCAATGCACGGACGGGATACTAAGGGTGCGATCGCATCTCTTGCCTCTGTTGCTAAATTGCCTTACGCTTACGCACAAGATGGTATCTCGAACACATTTTCGATTGTACCAGGAGCCTTGGGTAAAACAGAGGACGAGCGGTTTACAAATCTGGTGGGGATGTTAGATGGTTATTTCCACGATGGCGGACATCATATCAATGTGAATGTCTTAAATCGAGAAATGTTGTTGGATGCGATGGATCATCCTGAATTATATCCACAATTGACAATTCGAGTCTCTGGTTATGCTGTGAACTTTATTAAGTTAACTAGAGAACAGCAGTTGGATGTGATTAAGCGGACGTTCCACGATCGCTTCTAA
- a CDS encoding bifunctional acetate--CoA ligase family protein/GNAT family N-acetyltransferase, with protein sequence MKTTSQLESISVAHDSQEILRERAYDILRSEYRPLDAIFTPKNIAVIGATERPGSVGRTLLWNLISNSFGGTVFPVNPQRSSVLGIKAYPTIAAISEPIDLVAIATPAPTVPGIVRECIAAGVKGAIVLSAGFKEAGTAGIELEHQLLEQVRQSQMRLIGPNCLGVMNPITGLNATFANGMARPGKVGFISQSGALCTAILDWSRRENVGFSAFVSIGSMLDVNWGDLIDYLGDDPHTESIAIYMESIGDARSFLSAAREVALTKPIIVLKPGHTEAASKAAASHTGALTGSDAVLDAAFRRCGVLRVNTIADLFDMTEVLAKQPRPKGPNLTIITNAGGPGVLATDALIATGGQLTELSTEAIAELDAILPVHWSHHNPIDILGDADPKRYAKTLEVVANDPDSDGLLVILTPQAMTDPTQTAEQLKPYAKLSGKPIIASWMGGSEVSEGELLLNQAGIPTYPYPDAAVQVFSYMWRSSYNLQGIYETPILPTAFGEHGSSRTQAEEIINAAHQEGRTILTEVESKQILAAYGIPTVETVIATTEEQAVERANAIGYPVVLKLFSKTITHKTDVGGVQLNLNDENAVRQAYQAIYNAVSSRYSNSSTSSDSDFLGVTVQPMIKREGYELIIGSNLDPQFGPVLLFGTGGQLVEIFQDRAIALPPLNTTLARRMMEQTAIYTALKGVRGRKAVDLAGLEQLMVQFSQLVVEQRGIKEIDINPLLASSEQLLALDARIILHESDIDETQLPKLAIRPYPNQYVTPWTMKNGTSITIRPIRPEDEPLMIQFHKTLSEQSVYLRYFHLIKLSQRIAHERLTRLCFIDYDREMALVADYENPETGTHEILAVARLSKLHGRNEAEFALLVSDRYQCQGLGTELLQRLIQVGWDEGIDRITAEILSENSGMQRVCEKLGFQVRRSLIDPTVAKAEIRALDAV encoded by the coding sequence ATGAAAACAACATCCCAATTAGAATCAATATCTGTCGCCCATGATTCCCAAGAGATCCTGCGCGAACGTGCATACGACATCTTGCGCTCCGAATATCGTCCATTAGACGCTATTTTTACACCCAAAAACATCGCTGTTATTGGAGCTACAGAAAGACCTGGTAGTGTAGGAAGAACCCTACTCTGGAACTTGATTAGCAATTCATTTGGTGGAACAGTTTTTCCTGTAAACCCTCAACGATCTAGTGTTTTGGGTATCAAAGCTTATCCCACAATTGCGGCAATTTCAGAACCAATAGATTTAGTCGCGATCGCGACTCCTGCACCCACAGTCCCAGGGATCGTTCGCGAATGTATTGCCGCAGGAGTTAAAGGTGCGATCGTGCTTTCGGCTGGCTTTAAAGAGGCCGGAACAGCAGGTATTGAACTAGAACACCAGCTATTAGAACAGGTGCGTCAAAGTCAAATGCGGCTGATTGGGCCCAATTGTTTAGGTGTAATGAACCCAATTACTGGACTCAATGCCACCTTTGCTAATGGCATGGCCCGTCCGGGAAAGGTCGGTTTTATCAGCCAAAGTGGGGCCTTGTGTACCGCAATTTTAGATTGGAGTCGCCGGGAAAATGTGGGTTTCAGCGCCTTTGTTTCCATCGGTTCCATGCTGGATGTAAATTGGGGAGATTTAATTGATTATCTCGGTGACGATCCCCATACTGAAAGCATTGCAATTTATATGGAATCGATCGGGGATGCCCGTTCCTTTCTATCTGCTGCCCGCGAGGTAGCATTAACTAAGCCGATTATTGTTTTAAAACCGGGTCATACGGAAGCGGCTTCTAAGGCTGCGGCTTCCCACACGGGAGCCCTAACTGGCAGCGATGCAGTTCTTGATGCTGCTTTCCGACGTTGCGGCGTATTGCGGGTAAATACGATCGCGGATTTATTTGATATGACAGAAGTGCTGGCAAAACAGCCTCGTCCTAAAGGCCCGAACCTAACCATCATTACTAATGCTGGAGGCCCTGGTGTATTGGCAACAGATGCGCTGATTGCCACCGGAGGTCAACTGACAGAATTATCGACGGAAGCGATCGCAGAACTTGATGCTATCCTACCCGTTCACTGGAGCCATCACAACCCGATCGATATCTTAGGAGATGCCGATCCCAAACGCTACGCTAAAACCCTGGAAGTTGTAGCCAACGATCCTGACAGTGATGGACTCCTAGTCATTCTCACACCCCAGGCAATGACCGATCCCACTCAAACCGCAGAACAGCTAAAACCTTACGCCAAACTCTCAGGTAAGCCCATAATTGCTAGTTGGATGGGTGGAAGCGAGGTATCAGAGGGTGAGTTATTGCTAAATCAAGCTGGGATTCCCACCTATCCCTATCCAGATGCAGCCGTGCAGGTATTTAGTTATATGTGGCGATCGAGCTACAATCTACAAGGAATCTACGAAACTCCAATTTTACCCACTGCCTTTGGAGAACATGGTTCCAGTCGCACACAGGCTGAAGAAATAATTAATGCTGCTCATCAAGAAGGGCGAACGATTCTGACTGAAGTAGAATCTAAGCAGATTCTAGCCGCTTATGGCATTCCCACTGTTGAAACTGTAATTGCGACAACTGAAGAGCAAGCCGTTGAACGCGCAAATGCGATCGGGTATCCTGTAGTTCTCAAACTGTTCTCTAAAACTATCACCCATAAAACAGATGTGGGCGGAGTACAGTTAAATTTGAATGATGAAAACGCAGTCAGACAGGCTTACCAAGCTATTTATAACGCTGTTTCTTCCCGATATTCAAACTCCTCTACCTCCTCCGATTCCGACTTCCTCGGCGTTACTGTCCAGCCGATGATTAAGCGCGAGGGATACGAACTGATTATTGGTAGTAATCTCGATCCACAGTTTGGCCCAGTATTGCTGTTTGGAACTGGCGGACAATTAGTAGAGATATTTCAAGATCGGGCGATCGCTCTACCACCTCTTAATACCACTCTGGCACGCCGGATGATGGAACAAACCGCGATTTATACAGCATTAAAAGGCGTGCGAGGACGCAAGGCTGTTGATTTAGCGGGCCTCGAACAACTGATGGTGCAGTTTAGTCAACTGGTGGTAGAACAACGTGGGATTAAAGAAATTGACATTAATCCTCTATTGGCAAGTTCAGAACAATTGCTGGCTCTCGATGCTCGGATTATCTTACACGAATCAGACATTGATGAAACCCAATTACCAAAATTAGCGATTCGTCCTTATCCCAACCAATATGTGACTCCCTGGACGATGAAGAACGGTACTTCCATTACCATTCGTCCGATTCGTCCAGAAGATGAGCCATTGATGATCCAATTCCACAAAACTCTATCTGAGCAAAGCGTTTATTTGCGCTATTTCCATTTAATCAAACTTAGTCAGCGTATTGCTCACGAACGATTGACTCGTCTCTGCTTTATTGATTACGATCGCGAAATGGCCCTCGTCGCTGATTATGAAAACCCTGAAACTGGAACTCATGAAATTTTAGCTGTTGCCCGTTTGAGTAAATTACACGGCAGGAATGAAGCTGAATTTGCGCTATTAGTAAGCGATCGCTATCAATGTCAAGGATTAGGAACAGAATTACTGCAACGATTGATCCAAGTGGGATGGGATGAAGGGATCGATCGAATTACAGCCGAAATTCTCTCAGAAAATTCCGGGATGCAGCGAGTTTGTGAAAAACTAGGATTTCAAGTTCGGCGATCGCTCATAGATCCTACTGTTGCCAAAGCAGAGATTCGAGCCTTAGATGCGGTTTGA
- the adhE gene encoding bifunctional acetaldehyde-CoA/alcohol dehydrogenase produces MQLVVTNLQELETLIQQVKAAQEKYATYSQEQVDTIFKKAAIAANTQRIQLAKLAVTETGMGSIEDKVIKNHFASEFIYNKYKHERTCGLIEEDKSFGIQKIAEPMGVLAGIVPVTNPTSTTIFKALIALKTRNAIIFSPHPRAKRSTMEAAKIVLEAAIAAGAPENIIGWIDEPTVELSQALMQHPNIKLILATGGPGMVKAAYSSGHPSLGVGAGNTPAVIDTTADIQTAVSSILISKTFDNGMICASEQSVIVLDTIYDQVKQEFMERGAYFLTPEDKEKVSKILLKDGHINPAIVGQSVGAIAQLAQIGLVCLEFQSKNRAETESHNPVPCTLPKVLIGEVEEIGTNEPFSYEKLSPILAMYRASSFKDGVDKAGRLVEFGGQGHTAVLYINPEKLDDISYFKNTVKTSRVLINTPSSQGAIGDLYNFKLDPSLTLGCGTWGGNNISENVTPHHLLNVKTVSERRENMLWFRVPPKVYFKSGCLPVALRELADKKRAFIVTDKPLFDLGLVEKITTILDDMGVKHDIFHEVEPDPTLANVTKGLDLLNSYQPDVIIAIGGGSPMDAAKVMWLMYEHPEVEFEGLAMRFMDIRKRVYELPALGKKAILVAIPTTSGTGSEVTPFAVVTDEQAGIKYPLADYALTPNMAIVDPELVLSMPKKLTAYGGIDALTHALESYVSVLATEFTEGLALEAIALIFKYLPRSYHNGAHNPEAREKIHYAATIAGMAFANAFLGICHSMAHKLGSTFHVPHGLANALMISHVIRYNATDVPFKQAIFPQYKYPHAKERYAEIADYLKLGGNSPDEKVEKLVAAVEQLKQEIEIPATIRETLGGDDRTFYDKVELMAEQAFDDQCTGANPRYPLISDLKELYLLAYFGNSTKVEFFDLEPSEVLPTPVA; encoded by the coding sequence ATGCAATTGGTTGTCACTAATCTCCAAGAACTCGAAACACTAATTCAACAAGTAAAAGCTGCTCAAGAAAAGTATGCAACTTACTCTCAGGAACAAGTCGATACCATCTTCAAGAAAGCCGCAATAGCCGCCAATACTCAACGCATTCAGTTAGCAAAATTGGCAGTTACAGAGACAGGAATGGGTTCTATTGAAGATAAAGTGATTAAAAATCACTTCGCCTCAGAATTCATTTACAACAAATATAAACACGAGCGCACCTGTGGCTTAATTGAAGAAGATAAATCCTTTGGGATTCAAAAAATCGCGGAACCAATGGGAGTATTAGCTGGCATTGTTCCCGTCACCAATCCCACTTCAACTACTATTTTTAAAGCTTTAATTGCATTGAAAACGCGCAATGCAATTATTTTCTCTCCTCACCCACGAGCCAAGCGTAGCACAATGGAAGCCGCTAAGATTGTGCTAGAAGCCGCGATCGCAGCCGGAGCACCAGAAAACATTATCGGCTGGATTGACGAACCCACTGTCGAACTATCTCAAGCCTTAATGCAGCATCCCAATATCAAGCTGATTTTGGCAACCGGAGGGCCCGGAATGGTCAAAGCCGCCTATTCATCTGGTCATCCATCTTTAGGTGTTGGTGCAGGTAATACTCCGGCGGTAATTGATACAACGGCCGACATTCAAACCGCTGTCAGTTCGATTTTAATCAGCAAAACCTTTGACAATGGTATGATTTGTGCTTCCGAACAATCGGTGATTGTTCTTGATACCATCTACGACCAAGTGAAGCAAGAATTTATGGAGCGAGGCGCTTACTTCCTAACACCAGAAGATAAGGAAAAAGTAAGTAAAATTCTGCTGAAAGATGGTCATATCAATCCCGCAATTGTCGGGCAATCAGTGGGTGCGATCGCGCAACTTGCACAAATTGGGTTAGTCTGTTTAGAGTTCCAAAGTAAGAACCGTGCAGAAACCGAAAGCCACAATCCCGTACCCTGCACATTGCCCAAAGTTTTGATTGGAGAAGTCGAAGAAATTGGCACAAATGAACCATTCTCCTATGAAAAACTGTCTCCAATTTTAGCAATGTATCGGGCAAGTAGTTTCAAGGATGGAGTGGATAAAGCCGGACGATTAGTCGAGTTTGGCGGACAGGGACATACGGCAGTTTTGTATATCAATCCTGAAAAATTGGATGATATTAGCTACTTCAAAAACACCGTTAAAACCTCACGAGTATTGATTAATACCCCCTCCTCTCAAGGTGCGATCGGAGACCTCTACAACTTCAAACTAGACCCGTCTTTAACACTCGGTTGCGGCACTTGGGGCGGTAACAACATTTCCGAGAACGTTACTCCTCATCATTTGCTCAATGTTAAAACAGTATCAGAGCGGCGAGAAAATATGCTCTGGTTCCGAGTACCACCCAAAGTTTACTTTAAATCTGGTTGTCTTCCTGTCGCCTTGCGGGAATTAGCCGACAAAAAACGAGCATTCATCGTCACCGATAAACCACTATTCGATTTGGGATTAGTCGAAAAAATCACCACGATTTTAGATGACATGGGGGTGAAGCATGATATTTTCCACGAAGTTGAGCCCGATCCAACTCTTGCCAATGTTACAAAAGGATTGGATTTACTCAATAGCTATCAACCCGATGTAATTATTGCGATCGGTGGTGGTTCCCCAATGGATGCAGCTAAAGTAATGTGGTTGATGTACGAGCATCCAGAGGTAGAATTTGAGGGGTTAGCGATGCGATTTATGGACATCCGCAAGCGGGTTTATGAGCTACCGGCCCTCGGTAAAAAAGCGATCCTAGTGGCGATTCCTACTACCTCTGGTACGGGGTCAGAAGTGACACCTTTTGCAGTGGTGACAGACGAACAAGCCGGGATCAAATACCCACTGGCGGATTATGCACTCACACCGAATATGGCGATCGTCGATCCCGAATTAGTGTTAAGTATGCCCAAAAAACTCACCGCTTATGGTGGGATTGATGCCTTAACTCACGCCTTAGAATCTTACGTTTCCGTACTAGCTACAGAGTTTACTGAAGGCTTAGCACTAGAAGCGATCGCACTGATATTCAAGTATTTACCCCGTTCTTACCATAACGGTGCCCACAATCCAGAAGCACGGGAAAAAATACATTATGCAGCAACGATCGCAGGTATGGCCTTTGCCAACGCTTTCTTAGGCATCTGTCACTCAATGGCGCATAAATTAGGGTCTACTTTCCACGTACCGCATGGATTAGCGAATGCCTTGATGATTTCTCATGTAATTCGTTACAATGCCACAGATGTGCCCTTCAAACAAGCCATCTTTCCACAATACAAATACCCTCACGCTAAAGAGCGGTATGCTGAGATTGCGGATTATTTAAAACTGGGTGGCAATTCCCCAGATGAGAAAGTTGAAAAACTGGTGGCAGCAGTGGAACAATTAAAGCAGGAAATAGAAATTCCTGCTACGATTCGCGAAACTTTAGGCGGAGACGATCGCACATTTTACGACAAAGTTGAACTCATGGCTGAACAAGCTTTTGACGATCAATGTACAGGCGCAAATCCCCGCTATCCGCTGATTAGTGACCTGAAAGAGTTGTACCTTCTAGCTTACTTTGGTAATAGTACAAAGGTCGAGTTTTTCGATTTGGAACCTTCGGAAGTTCTGCCTACTCCAGTTGCATAG